In Citrus sinensis cultivar Valencia sweet orange chromosome 2, DVS_A1.0, whole genome shotgun sequence, a single genomic region encodes these proteins:
- the LOC102623692 gene encoding uncharacterized protein LOC102623692, producing MKFTDSPVIELPIRDALLSIQQDNGSMHVGTSVWPCSLVLAKFVERWAPLPNTATNPYSHLLDFHSTRRRAIELGAGCGAAGMAFYLLGLADIVLTDISPVMPALKHNLKRNKPVLNKSLKTSVLYWNNQDQINALKPPFDLVIAADVVYIEESAAQLVRAMEALVADDGVVLLGYQLRSPEAHKLFWEMCAEVFLIEKVPHEDLHPDYGYEETDVYILRKKKKEEEEENVE from the coding sequence ATGAAATTCACGGACTCACCAGTAATAGAGCTGCCAATACGCGATGCTCTCCTCTCAATCCAACAAGACAACGGCTCTATGCACGTCGGCACCTCCGTTTGGCCTTGCTCTTTAGTCCTCGCCAAATTCGTCGAACGCTGGGCCCCACTCCCCAACACCGCCACCAACCCCTACTCTCACCTCCTTGACTTCCACTCCACGCGCCGCCGCGCCATCGAACTCGGCGCAGGCTGCGGAGCCGCCGGCATGGCTTTTTACCTCCTCGGCCTCGCCGACATCGTCCTCACCGACATTTCCCCCGTCATGCCTGCGCTCAAACACAACCTCAAGCGCAACAAGCCCGTGCTGAACAAATCCCTAAAGACGTCGGTTCTGTACTGGAACAATCAGGACCAGATCAACGCGTTGAAGCCGCCGTTCGATTTGGTGATCGCGGCCGACGTGGTCTATATCGAGGAGTCGGCGGCCCAGCTGGTGCGTGCCATGGAGGCGCTTGTGGCGGACGACGGCGTCGTTTTGTTGGGGTACCAGTTGAGGTCCCCTGAAGCGCATAAGTTGTTTTGGGAAATGTGTGCAGAGGTTTTTTTGATTGAGAAAGTACCTCATGAAGATTTGCATCCTGATTATGGATACGAAGAAACTGATGTTTATATtttgaggaagaagaagaaggaggaggaggaggagaatGTAGAGTAA